Proteins from one Ranitomeya variabilis isolate aRanVar5 chromosome 1, aRanVar5.hap1, whole genome shotgun sequence genomic window:
- the LOC143793938 gene encoding uncharacterized protein LOC143793938 isoform X1: protein MSTFWLYLCVTMQVSWNLPVYSLKTLGHLPVQNKIGIAGETNNFIKQQRPERMDYALEILDNDRWSKGQDILRHHRSQCNYINQSWTQWQGSTDSKDPDSVYMLKVFTGPLKPIFLQKNLLQYMSRIYRCCKLGFRCRKVKGLQGTLDKGGNEAAFYIDLDIFSLSVHRAELHFELSAEEQVTVIPVLNMNGLRHSSFTQIRRGHIIDLTLDVMFILQALKEKEMVETMTEDVTELSLSLHCIQNDLHVPCNRHGVTMLHHPFIALQYQY from the exons ATGTCTACATTTTGGCTTTACTTGTGCGTAACTATGCAGGTTTCCTGGAATTTACCCGTTTATTCACTGAAAACTCTTGGACATTTGCCAGTGCAAAACAAGATAGGAATAGCTGGGGAAACCAATAACTTTATCAAGCAGCAAAGGCCAGAACGGATGGATTATGCCCTTGAGATACTTGACAATGACAGATGGTCAAAGGGGCAGGATATTCTAAGACACCACCGGTCACAATGCAACTACATAAACCAGTCCTGGACGCAGTGGCAAGGTTCAACTGATAGTAAAGACCCCGACTCTGTGTATATGCTCAAAGTGTTCACTGGACCTCTCAAGCCAATATTCCTCCAGAAAAACCTTCTACAGTACATGAGCAGGATCTACAGGTGCTGTAAGCTGGGATTCAGATGCAGAAAGGTAAAGGGTCTCCAAGGAACATTAGATAAGG GAGGAAACGAGGCGGCCTTCTACATTGACTTGGACATCTTCAGTCTCTCCGTTCACCGAGCAGAATTACATTTTGAACTTTCAGCTGAAGAACAAGTGACGGTAATTCCCGTACTTAACATGAATGGGCTCAGACATTCAAG TTTCACACAGATAAGGAGGGGTCATATAATCGATTTAACTCTTGATGTGATGTTCATCTTACAAGCTTTAAAAGAAAAAGAGATGGTGGAAACGATGACTGAAGATGTTACAGAGTTGAGCTTGTCATTGCACTGTATCCAAAATGATCTTCATGTGCCCTGTAACCGTCATGGAGTAACAATGCTTCACCATCCGTTCATAGCTCTACAATACCAGTACTGA
- the LOC143793938 gene encoding uncharacterized protein LOC143793938 isoform X2 → MSTFWLYLCVTMQVSWNLPVYSLKTLGHLPVQNKIGIAGETNNFIKQQRPERMDYALEILDNDRWSKGQDILRHHRSQCNYINQSWTQWQGSTDSKDPDSVYMLKVFTGPLKPIFLQKNLLQYMSRIYRCCKLGFRCRKVKGLQGTLDKGGNEAAFYIDLDIFSLSVHRAELHFELSAEEQVTFHTDKEGSYNRFNS, encoded by the exons ATGTCTACATTTTGGCTTTACTTGTGCGTAACTATGCAGGTTTCCTGGAATTTACCCGTTTATTCACTGAAAACTCTTGGACATTTGCCAGTGCAAAACAAGATAGGAATAGCTGGGGAAACCAATAACTTTATCAAGCAGCAAAGGCCAGAACGGATGGATTATGCCCTTGAGATACTTGACAATGACAGATGGTCAAAGGGGCAGGATATTCTAAGACACCACCGGTCACAATGCAACTACATAAACCAGTCCTGGACGCAGTGGCAAGGTTCAACTGATAGTAAAGACCCCGACTCTGTGTATATGCTCAAAGTGTTCACTGGACCTCTCAAGCCAATATTCCTCCAGAAAAACCTTCTACAGTACATGAGCAGGATCTACAGGTGCTGTAAGCTGGGATTCAGATGCAGAAAGGTAAAGGGTCTCCAAGGAACATTAGATAAGG GAGGAAACGAGGCGGCCTTCTACATTGACTTGGACATCTTCAGTCTCTCCGTTCACCGAGCAGAATTACATTTTGAACTTTCAGCTGAAGAACAAGTGACG TTTCACACAGATAAGGAGGGGTCATATAATCGATTTAACTCTTGA